From one Thermatribacter velox genomic stretch:
- a CDS encoding ABC transporter ATP-binding protein — translation MKPKTLCSENSSGKTAFQEFLPYLRPYWKEALLAPLLMVVEVICDLMQPRLLARMVDVGIVKGDVHLISRTGILMVGIALLGMLGGVGCTVFASRASQGFGTDLRSAVFRKVQSFSFSSLDRFAPPTLITRITNDITQLQNLVLMALRIMVRAPLLFVGGIVMAIAINYRIAPVLLVAVAIELAVFFYLLRRGLPLFALVQQKIDRINTIIRENLAGIRLVKIFVRSSWEKSRFDSANQELMKATVQAFLPIITLMPLIMLVMNLSIVAVLWFGGLLVQRGAIQVGEVMALTNYVTQILFSLMMIGHIFIFVSRAGASANRVQEVLQEPVDIVNPPHPDTKPIREGEVVFENVSFSYAGREGEPVLRNISFSVRPGEMVAIVGTTGSGKSTLVHLIPRFYDVTGGRVLVDGEDVRKKDLKTLRAAIGMALQEPVLFSGTIRENICWGRPDASFEEIMEAAKIAQAHDFIMSFPKGYDTPLGQRGVNLSGGQKQRIAIARAIVKNPAILILDDSTSAVDLVTEQLILEGLKRRSKKCTTFLITQRIYTVMNADRILVLDRGELVAQGTHQELLNTCSIYREMYELQEREAKGVGV, via the coding sequence ATGAAACCGAAAACGCTTTGCAGTGAAAATAGCTCGGGAAAAACAGCTTTTCAGGAGTTTTTACCATATCTACGGCCTTACTGGAAGGAGGCTCTTTTAGCTCCGCTTCTTATGGTGGTGGAGGTAATTTGTGATTTGATGCAACCCCGTCTTTTGGCCCGAATGGTCGACGTGGGAATTGTGAAGGGTGATGTTCACTTAATTTCCCGAACCGGCATACTCATGGTGGGAATTGCTCTTCTGGGTATGCTGGGCGGAGTGGGTTGTACTGTTTTTGCAAGTCGTGCCAGTCAGGGTTTTGGAACTGACTTGCGGTCTGCAGTGTTTCGCAAAGTTCAGTCTTTCTCTTTTTCCAGTCTGGACCGCTTTGCTCCTCCTACTCTAATAACTCGCATAACTAACGATATTACCCAGCTTCAGAACCTGGTTCTCATGGCCTTGCGCATTATGGTGAGAGCCCCACTTCTTTTTGTGGGAGGCATTGTGATGGCCATTGCCATAAACTACCGGATTGCCCCAGTACTCCTGGTTGCTGTAGCTATTGAGCTTGCGGTTTTCTTTTATTTACTCAGGCGAGGTTTACCCCTTTTTGCTCTGGTGCAGCAGAAAATAGATCGAATAAATACCATCATTCGAGAAAATCTGGCCGGTATCCGGTTAGTCAAGATTTTTGTCCGCTCTTCCTGGGAAAAGTCGCGTTTTGATTCCGCTAATCAGGAGCTTATGAAAGCCACCGTGCAGGCTTTCCTTCCCATCATTACTTTGATGCCCCTCATAATGCTGGTTATGAATCTCAGCATTGTTGCTGTTCTCTGGTTTGGGGGACTTCTGGTGCAGAGGGGCGCGATTCAGGTTGGGGAAGTAATGGCCTTGACCAACTATGTAACTCAGATTCTCTTTTCGCTAATGATGATCGGACACATTTTCATTTTCGTAAGCAGGGCTGGCGCTTCTGCAAACCGAGTTCAAGAGGTGTTGCAAGAACCCGTGGATATAGTCAATCCTCCCCATCCAGACACAAAACCCATTAGGGAGGGTGAGGTAGTATTTGAGAATGTTTCTTTCAGTTACGCTGGGCGAGAAGGGGAACCAGTGCTCCGAAATATCTCTTTTTCTGTAAGGCCTGGAGAAATGGTGGCCATCGTGGGCACTACTGGTTCAGGAAAATCCACTCTGGTGCATCTTATTCCCCGCTTTTACGATGTAACGGGAGGAAGAGTCCTTGTCGACGGGGAAGATGTCCGCAAAAAAGATCTCAAAACCCTGAGAGCAGCTATCGGTATGGCTCTTCAGGAGCCGGTACTTTTCTCAGGTACTATCCGGGAGAACATCTGTTGGGGAAGGCCGGATGCCTCTTTCGAGGAGATAATGGAGGCAGCCAAGATTGCCCAGGCCCACGATTTCATCATGAGTTTTCCCAAAGGTTATGACACACCTCTTGGCCAGCGGGGCGTTAACCTCTCAGGGGGCCAAAAGCAGCGCATTGCCATAGCCCGGGCAATTGTGAAAAACCCAGCCATTTTAATACTCGATGATAGCACCAGCGCTGTCGATCTGGTTACTGAACAGCTTATTCTGGAAGGCCTGAAAAGACGAAGTAAGAAGTGCACTACCTTTCTTATCACTCAAAGAATTTATACCGTGATGAATGCTGATAGAATTCTGGTTCTTGATAGGGGTGAGTTGGTGGCTCAGGGTACCCACCAGGAACTTCTGAATACCTGCTCTATTTACAGGGAGATGTATGAACTACAGGAAAGAGAGGCGAAGGGTGTTGGCGTTTGA
- a CDS encoding MarR family winged helix-turn-helix transcriptional regulator, with protein sequence MFGENEDSLHGLLRQVIRQHFIRSHFLFRKVGLHKGQPLILALLWEKDGLTQKEIVEALGLRPSTVTIMLRRMEKAGLLQRKTDQQDMRFSRVYLTEKGQRLRERVELIEKQLNEECFSGFTSEEKMLLKGFLMKIRDNLKRLNDETENALQ encoded by the coding sequence GTGTTTGGCGAAAATGAAGACTCCTTGCACGGTTTGTTACGTCAGGTAATAAGGCAACACTTCATCAGGTCCCACTTTTTATTCAGAAAGGTTGGACTACATAAAGGTCAACCCCTCATCCTGGCTTTGCTCTGGGAAAAAGATGGTCTGACCCAGAAGGAAATAGTTGAGGCCCTGGGTCTGCGACCTTCTACGGTAACCATTATGCTTCGGAGAATGGAAAAAGCGGGGCTACTGCAGCGTAAAACCGACCAACAGGACATGAGGTTTTCCAGGGTTTATCTGACTGAAAAAGGGCAACGCCTTCGTGAAAGAGTGGAACTAATCGAAAAACAACTAAATGAAGAGTGCTTTTCAGGTTTCACTTCTGAAGAAAAAATGCTGCTTAAAGGGTTTTTGATGAAAATACGGGACAATTTGAAGAGGTTAAACGATGAAACCGAAAACGCTTTGCAGTGA
- a CDS encoding flavodoxin family protein: MQVVGFVGSPRKGGNTQLLVERVLSGASSKGAQTSIYFLNELNIRGCQACNYCKEHGECRQQDDMVQLYKAIKEAKGLVIGSPIYMDYLSAQTKLFLDRLFAFLGPDLRPTLYSGKRAVLVYSQGGGNNPEVMDSLAKFLRGVLGIEVRGVVGGNGFNELGAVKNRDDLLNKAFSLGQELVSE; this comes from the coding sequence ATGCAGGTAGTGGGATTCGTGGGGAGTCCGAGAAAAGGTGGAAACACCCAGCTTCTTGTAGAAAGGGTTTTATCCGGAGCTTCCTCTAAAGGAGCTCAAACCTCGATTTACTTTTTAAACGAATTAAACATCCGGGGTTGTCAGGCTTGTAATTACTGTAAGGAACACGGGGAGTGTCGTCAGCAGGATGATATGGTGCAACTTTACAAGGCGATAAAAGAAGCTAAAGGATTGGTGATTGGCTCTCCTATTTATATGGATTATCTAAGTGCACAAACCAAACTGTTTTTGGATCGGCTTTTTGCCTTTTTGGGTCCAGATCTTCGCCCCACCCTTTATTCTGGTAAGCGAGCGGTACTTGTTTACTCTCAGGGAGGAGGTAATAATCCCGAGGTTATGGACTCTCTGGCTAAATTTCTCAGAGGAGTTCTGGGTATAGAAGTGAGGGGCGTTGTTGGTGGAAATGGTTTTAACGAACTGGGCGCTGTGAAAAACAGAGACGACTTGCTCAATAAAGCTTTTTCTCTGGGTCAAGAGCTGGTAAGCGAGTGA